Below is a genomic region from Candidatus Methylomirabilota bacterium.
ACTGGGGGTATCCGATCCAGGCAACTGACCTAACGCGCCCCCTCAAGCGGGGTTCAGCGCCAGAAGCGATCTACCGAACCATGGTAACGGGTCTCGCCGGCACCCCGATGCCATCGTACGAAGGTGCGCTGAGTGATGAGGAATTCTGGGCCCTATCGTTTTACGTTGCCTCGCTGAATACCGGCGTTCTCTCGGCGCGCCAGCGCCGCGAGGAGGCGGCGGGACAGCATGTCCTGCGAATGCATGGCGGCCGCGGCCCCGGTATGATGCGCCGAATGCCCATGATGCAATGAACGCGGAAGTGATGGGGTCACGTCGGCTCTTGACTCATCTCTTGAGGAGCTGTCGTATCACTGCGAACCGCCCAAGCGATCTCACCTCGCTTTTCCAATCCGTCCTTGTTTCTCCTGATCACACTGCCGATCGCTGATAATTCCAACGGCGACCTTGACAAGTCCTTGAGAACCGAGAAGAATCGGCGCGTCCATTGGAAGTGTGAGGACCGGGATGTGCTGATCAGCATCCTCAAAAGTTAGACCGCCTTGTCCCGCGTCACTCCGAGTTTTGATATGGAAGCTGCTTGGTACGAAAAACAGGGCCCTGCTGCCGATGTGCTCGTCGTCGGGGAGATGCCAGACCCTCAACCTGGACCGGGCGAGGTACGCATCCGTGTAGCCGCTTCCGGCATCAATCCCGGCGACGTGAAGAAGCGCCAGGACGCCTTCGTCGTGGGGATGCCATACTTGAGGGTGATCCCACACAGCGACGGGGCGGGCACGATCGACAGCGTCGGCGAGGGCGTCCCGGCGTCGCGGGTGGGCGAGCGGGTGTGGTGCTTCGGCGCGCAGAGCTCCCGCCCGTTCGGGACGGCAGCCGAGTACGTCGTCATTCCGGCCGTCCAGGCTGTCCCGCTCTCGACCGGAGTCTCGTTCGAGCAAGGGGCATGCCTCGGCATTCCCGGCATCACGGGGCACCGTGCCGTGCATGTCGCGGGGCCGGTCGCCGGCAAGACCGTGCTCGTGCAGGGAGGCGCGGGGGCGGTTGGGCAGTGTGCCGTGCAGCTGGCACATCGGGCAGGGGCACGGGTCCTTGCCACGGTACGGAACGCGACGGATGCCGAGGTGGTTCGGCGAGCCGGGGCCAATGAGGTGCTCGTCACTGGTCCCGACCTCGTTGAGGAGATCCGCGCCTACGCGCCCGCCGGCATCGACCATGTTGTCGAAGTGGCGTTTGGCCATAACGTGGCATCGGACGTCGCGGTCTTGGCGGACGGCGGCTCGATCGCGACGTACGCGACGTCCCACCCTGAGCCACCGGTCCCGTTCTGGCCTTTGGTGTTCAAGAATGTGCGCCTGTTCTTTCTCGGAAGTGACGATTTTCCCGCAGCGGCGAAGGCGGCCGCGGCGCAGGCCCTGAATGCAGCATTTGCGGCCGGGTGGGCGGGATTCGAGATTGCGCACCAATTTCCACTGACTGACATCGCGCTGGCGCATGAGCGCGTGGAACATCCGACCACACCCGGTCGGGTCGTTCTGGAGTTGCGGTAGGCTTCGGCGTCTAACAAGGAATTTGCAAGCCTGACCCTCAAGGGGCGGGGATGTGACGACGGCGATGGAGACGGGGACGCTGCGGCTCACGACTACTGGGTATCGCGGGCAGACTGTGCCTTACGAGGTGCCTTTCATGGCCTTCCCCACGACGGCCGACAGGTTCATCATCCAGGCGCCCGGGACGGGTGAGGTGATGGAGGGCGCCGGGAATCGCTATGTGCGCCTCGCCGAATACCTGCAGAGCCAGAAGATCGCCACGTTCGTGACCTTCACCCCGCCCATGCCGGATGGCCAGTTCGACCACCCGGACGAGCCGTACTCCTATCGGGGGGCGAGCTGGAACCGGATCTACGTCGAGGGCATGGCCTATCTGGTGGAGCACTGCCTCGAACGCTCGGAGGCGCTCTGCGGTGCGAAGGACCCCGAGGTGTACCTGGCCGGGTTCTCTTCCGGGGGATCGGTGGTCGTGACCGTGGCCCCCTTCTTTGCGGCGGTGAAAAAGATCCTGCTGGTCTCCACGTACGACAGCGTGGGTGTGGGGTCCATGGGATGGTACTTTCTGAACGGCCTCAGGCGGTACACGGGGGAGGTGTACGTGGTCTATGGAGAGGATGACGGCCCGGCCGCCATGCTCGCCATGACCCTGCCTGCCATGGCCCGGAGCGCCAGCGCGGTCCACGGGCGCGGGGTCCCCCACTGCGGGCACAGCTTTGCCGGAGAGGCGAACGGCATGATCCTCAGCAAGGCCTACCTGTGGGCCTTCGCCGGGGACGACAGCTTTCCCTCGCCGGACGGCGGCGTGCCCCTGTACGAGTGATCCGCCTGCCGCAAATAGTCAAAGTTTGACCCCCTATCGACGAATCATGCGCATAGGCAAGCAGATCAAAACTTTCAAGGGCTTGGGTGTGCAGGACGCGGCAAAACGTGCCCTTTCGTGACCCAAAAACCCAACCTATCCACAACCGACCTGACCCGAACGGCCCCGCACATAGCTACCCCCCGGTTACCCGCCACAGGGGTCCCGTTCCACCTCCATAGCTGACCTTTGGCGGGGTTCTGCCTGTGTCTATCTGCATCCCAGGATGCCGGTGTTTTCACTCTCCCACGCGGTAGTCTGGCCATTTGTCGACCTTTGGCATAACCGTTGCACAACCCTCTTTGCAGCGCTACGGCCCGGGAGGGCGCTTTTGATTTTCACGAGGTTAAAGGGGCGGAGGAAAGGCTAAAAAGCGAGGAAAGAGCCTTTGTTTCTGCTATCTGCCTTGCCCCCTAATCCGACAAGATGACACGGAGTCACCAGGTGCGACGCAAATATAACATTCAAGATGCTCGTCGGCAGATTAAGCGGGTATTTCAATACCTTAAAGAGCTTAATCATATTAAGACGCCGCCTGTGGTTAATTCCGAACGGTATGAGTGGCTGTTTTGGCTCGATACGCTTCCGCTTTACCCCAGCATCTTGCGGGGAAAGGATTTTACCAACCTGCAACTTCTTGGCGTTTCACATGATCTCAACCAACAGGGTTTGAATGGTGATTTCATCATCAAAGTGAGCCGCCCACATGAAAGCGAATGTCCTGAACCCGGTGTTATCTTAAAAAACTGGCTGAAACCTGGATACGCTCGTGTGGAAGCCGATCCTTCCACGTTTGTCCGAAATACGCTGGACGTCACAGGCGGCAAAAAGGAAACATTTGAAGATGTTCCGGAACGTGTCCGTGCCTTTGAAGATTGGATCAATCTGAAACGTCAGTGGGAAATCTCCGAGAAAAAAGTTCTTGATGCCTTAGGTGCATTTGAAGACTTATTTGATCTGTACGGAAAAATTCAACGGGAGTCTGAAAGGTATCAAATTTATGCCGCGGACGGGATCCTTGTCACGCACAAAGACGGCCATGTTGTCAGGCATCCCATTTTTTTGCAAAGGATTGCACTCGATTTCAATGCGAGCGTTCCGGAATTTGTCTTGCGTGACTCCCAAGATCCACCCGAACTTTATTCATCGCTCTTGCGGTTTCTGGGTGTAGATGGAGCCACACTCAAGCAAATCCGTGAGGCGCTCCAAGATGGGCATTACCATCCCTTTGGGGGTGAAGAAACCAGCGCCTTTCTGAAGGATATAGTTCAAAGGCTTTGGCGTGACGGGAAATTCTTTAACAATGAAATAGAGGCACGTGAAGCCTCGGGCTCTTATCTCTATCGCAGGCCCCATATTTTTCTCGGGCTTCGAACATTTGGATTTCCTGAATCCATCGAAAAATATATTGAGCTCATTCCTCAGATAGAGGATTTCCCCGAATCCCTGCTACGCGTGATTGGTATTGATACAGGAGCAGGGGCCGAGCGGGATGAATCCGAGACCAAGAAAATCGATCTCCTGCTCACTAAATCCGCTAATGCTGAACAGGAACGCGTGATCCATCGGCTGGAGGAAACCGGTGCGGTCTTGGTTCAAGGGCCTCCTGGAACCGGCAAGAGTCATACAATTGCAAACCTCATCGGCCACCTGCTGGCCCAGGGAAAAAATATTTTGGTTACGAGTCAAACATCCAAGGCTTTGCGGGTGGTCCGGGAACATGTCCCGAAATCGCTGCAGTCCCTTTGTGTGGCTGTTTTGCAAAGCGACGAGGATAACAGCAAACAATTGGAAGAATCCGTAACGGGCATTATCAATTATCTTTCATCTGCCGGGAGCAAGAAACTGGAAAAACAGATTGATACATTAAAGGAAAAACGGGACGTTTTGAAAAAAGAATACGACGAAACGCGGGATCAGCTTCTCGAGGCCGCCGAAGAAGAATATCGTGCGCTTGAGCCAGGAGTTCCGAAAACGCTCCCTTCTGAGGCAGCGCGCTGGATTTTGGCAAACAGTGAGAAAAACGGATGGATTCCAGGCCCCATTTCCAACCGGCCCGAACCCCCTCTGCATCGGGAAGAACTGGAAATCCTTTATGCTGCTAACGCCCGAATTTCCAGCGATGACGAAACCCTGTTGGATTCACGTTTACCCGAAGCGAACACACTTCCTGATCCTGAAACGTTTGCCAAACACTTTGATCGCGCCACGAAAAACAAAGACATCGACTTCAAAAGCGGTGCTGAGTACTGGTCCAACGATGATCAAGATGAGGCCACCTTAAAAGAGCTCATGCGAAAAGCTGGCAGTGCAGCGGAAGTCTTTGATGCTGACCAGGAATGGGTCAACCAGTTACTGGAAATCGGTCGGCAACCCGACGAACAGCAAAAGCCATGGTATGAACTTCTCGATCTCATTGATCGCTGTTGTAAGGAGATTCCTGAGAAAGAGGCCCTGGTGCTCTCGCATGGACCCAAAATAGATTCAAACCGTACAGACGCAGAAAACATGAAAATCTGCCAGGCCATCATAGAGCATTTGGAAGCGGGGAAGAAGCTCAAAGGGATCCTGTCTTTCATGCATCGGGACTGGACAGATTTTGTCGAAAGCTCACAGGTGGATTCGGGAAAGCCATCAAAACTAGCGCATTTCAGGGCATTGGAAAATTTCATGGAAATCCGGGCCCTGAGGGACGCACTTGTTCAGAGATGGAACCGCCAGGTCGAATATCTGGATCAGAATCCATTCGGGGAAGACGGTCTCGGCAAACATCCTGAAAAGAAACTGAAAACTGCGTCCAAGAAAATTCGTGATGCCATGGGATGGTACAAGCATCAATGGGGCCAATTCCAGGAGGAGTTAATCGATTGCGGCTTTGATTGGGAGCGATTCATTAAAAAAACGCTGGCTCAAAAACAGGAGAAGGGAGGTCTCCGGACGGCTATTGAGAATCTTCTCCTCCCGATTTTGGAAGCTCGCATTGAATTTGTCCAGTGGCAAGGTATGGAAAAGAAACAGGATGCGTGGGTGGAATATCTGGACACCTTTTCCCGCAAGGAGGCCTCGTATGCTCTCATCAAGCAGTTCCGCACCGGAATCCGCCGCTCGGATTTTGACGTCTACCGGCAAGCCTGGGAAAAGCTCCAGCACCTTGATGATCTGAAAGACGATCATCGTCGGCGTAAGGAACTTCTGGAGAAGCTTCGTGAAGATGCGTCCGCATGGGTGGACATGTTAGCAGCAAGGAAGGAGCCCCATGATGCAGGACACTTACCGGGAGATCCGAACGACGCCTGGAGACATCGTTATTGGGAACAGCTTTTGGAGGAAAGAGCAAAGATTGATCTGGATCAGTTGCAATCCCAACTCAACGATTTGAAAGAGGAGGTTCAGGACATTACGGCCGAATATGTTGAGAAGTTATCGTGGTTGGCCCAGCTGAACCGGACGGGGCTGGAGCAGCAACAAGCGCTCAATGGGTGGCTTGGTCTACATAAGAAAATCGGGAAAGGTACGGGAAAACATGTTCGTGAGTATAAAGAAGAAGCGAAGAAGACACTTATAAAATGCCGTGAAGCCGTCCCTGTCTGGATCATGCCTCTTTCCCGTGTGGTGGAAAGCTTTGATATCTCTACGACACAATTTGATGTTGTCATCATTGATGAAGCCAGCCAGTGTGATGTCTTGGGCCTGGTCGCCTTTGCTCTGGGAAAGGAAGTGGTTGTCGTGGGTGACCATGAACAGGTCAGTCCGTACGCCGTCGGGTTTGGAACAGATCAGATCCATGAGCTGATCGATGAAATCCTGGTTGATATCCCAAATAAAAAACTCTATGACGCCAAGTCTTCGGTCTATGATCTCGCCCGCCAATCCTTTGGCGGAACCATCCGGCTGCTCGAGCATTTCCGCTGCGTTCCTGACATTATTCAGTTTAGTAATCAGCTGTGCTACAACCAGGAGATTCAATCCTTACGCGAAGCCTCCGCGAGCCCATTTCGGCCGGCTCTGGTGGCTCGATATGTCGAAAATGGAGAGGATGAAGACAAGATAAACCAGGCAGAAGCTTTGGAGATCGTTTCCCTCGTTCTCGCGTTGACCCGGTTCAAGGAATACGAAAAGTCCACCATTGGGGTGATCTCCATGGTGGG
It encodes:
- a CDS encoding cytochrome c, which codes for WGYPIQATDLTRPLKRGSAPEAIYRTMVTGLAGTPMPSYEGALSDEEFWALSFYVASLNTGVLSARQRREEAAGQHVLRMHGGRGPGMMRRMPMMQ
- a CDS encoding NADPH:quinone reductase, giving the protein MEAAWYEKQGPAADVLVVGEMPDPQPGPGEVRIRVAASGINPGDVKKRQDAFVVGMPYLRVIPHSDGAGTIDSVGEGVPASRVGERVWCFGAQSSRPFGTAAEYVVIPAVQAVPLSTGVSFEQGACLGIPGITGHRAVHVAGPVAGKTVLVQGGAGAVGQCAVQLAHRAGARVLATVRNATDAEVVRRAGANEVLVTGPDLVEEIRAYAPAGIDHVVEVAFGHNVASDVAVLADGGSIATYATSHPEPPVPFWPLVFKNVRLFFLGSDDFPAAAKAAAAQALNAAFAAGWAGFEIAHQFPLTDIALAHERVEHPTTPGRVVLELR
- a CDS encoding AAA domain-containing protein, whose protein sequence is MRRKYNIQDARRQIKRVFQYLKELNHIKTPPVVNSERYEWLFWLDTLPLYPSILRGKDFTNLQLLGVSHDLNQQGLNGDFIIKVSRPHESECPEPGVILKNWLKPGYARVEADPSTFVRNTLDVTGGKKETFEDVPERVRAFEDWINLKRQWEISEKKVLDALGAFEDLFDLYGKIQRESERYQIYAADGILVTHKDGHVVRHPIFLQRIALDFNASVPEFVLRDSQDPPELYSSLLRFLGVDGATLKQIREALQDGHYHPFGGEETSAFLKDIVQRLWRDGKFFNNEIEAREASGSYLYRRPHIFLGLRTFGFPESIEKYIELIPQIEDFPESLLRVIGIDTGAGAERDESETKKIDLLLTKSANAEQERVIHRLEETGAVLVQGPPGTGKSHTIANLIGHLLAQGKNILVTSQTSKALRVVREHVPKSLQSLCVAVLQSDEDNSKQLEESVTGIINYLSSAGSKKLEKQIDTLKEKRDVLKKEYDETRDQLLEAAEEEYRALEPGVPKTLPSEAARWILANSEKNGWIPGPISNRPEPPLHREELEILYAANARISSDDETLLDSRLPEANTLPDPETFAKHFDRATKNKDIDFKSGAEYWSNDDQDEATLKELMRKAGSAAEVFDADQEWVNQLLEIGRQPDEQQKPWYELLDLIDRCCKEIPEKEALVLSHGPKIDSNRTDAENMKICQAIIEHLEAGKKLKGILSFMHRDWTDFVESSQVDSGKPSKLAHFRALENFMEIRALRDALVQRWNRQVEYLDQNPFGEDGLGKHPEKKLKTASKKIRDAMGWYKHQWGQFQEELIDCGFDWERFIKKTLAQKQEKGGLRTAIENLLLPILEARIEFVQWQGMEKKQDAWVEYLDTFSRKEASYALIKQFRTGIRRSDFDVYRQAWEKLQHLDDLKDDHRRRKELLEKLREDASAWVDMLAARKEPHDAGHLPGDPNDAWRHRYWEQLLEERAKIDLDQLQSQLNDLKEEVQDITAEYVEKLSWLAQLNRTGLEQQQALNGWLGLHKKIGKGTGKHVREYKEEAKKTLIKCREAVPVWIMPLSRVVESFDISTTQFDVVIIDEASQCDVLGLVAFALGKEVVVVGDHEQVSPYAVGFGTDQIHELIDEILVDIPNKKLYDAKSSVYDLARQSFGGTIRLLEHFRCVPDIIQFSNQLCYNQEIQSLREASASPFRPALVARYVENGEDEDKINQAEALEIVSLVLALTRFKEYEKSTIGVISMVGTDQALYIDSMLRRRMTVSEYQRRRILCGNGAQFQGDERDVIFVSMVNSPSHNGKPLHLRTRDDAQKVFNVAASRARDQLWVVHSLDPSRDLKTNDLRLKLIEHATNPDGLRSKKIEKSPRKLNSELEREVYEHLVNAQYNVMVGCQVGEFVLDLVVIGEKGNRVAIQCDGDREITREALEASLHRQMTLERLGWHFIRVRGSEFLRHPPEAMKKIERRLRKFEIQPLGQFSSDPEKQEQQKEAQGKELLQHVLERAKMIQTHWKDVPSVSSVIKHSARIDSSEDDT